The Streptomyces sp. NBC_00670 genome window below encodes:
- a CDS encoding hemerythrin domain-containing protein — translation MGGHGGIIEELTADHREVQRLFDRIRSAPPGSAERKTLVERAGIVLVRHAVAEKEYLYPAVRRHVLDGDEWAERELAGHREVAGILAGLEEREAADEEFGRLLLPLVTEVTRHVVEVEQRLFPRLEAMCPPEELRELGGRVREVEARAPTRPRVGAPSSAPLVKVAARVWGPWDRVRDVLTRRGRG, via the coding sequence GTGGGCGGACACGGCGGAATCATCGAGGAACTCACGGCGGACCACCGGGAGGTGCAGCGGCTGTTCGACCGCATCCGGTCCGCCCCGCCCGGCAGTGCCGAGCGGAAGACCCTGGTCGAGCGGGCCGGCATCGTCCTCGTACGCCATGCGGTGGCCGAGAAGGAGTATCTGTATCCGGCGGTGCGGCGGCATGTGCTGGACGGGGACGAGTGGGCGGAGCGGGAGCTGGCCGGGCACCGGGAGGTGGCGGGGATCCTGGCGGGGCTGGAGGAGCGGGAGGCGGCGGACGAGGAGTTCGGGCGGTTGCTGTTGCCGCTGGTCACCGAGGTGACGCGGCATGTGGTGGAGGTGGAGCAGCGGCTGTTTCCGCGGCTGGAGGCGATGTGTCCGCCGGAGGAGTTGCGGGAGCTGGGGGGACGGGTGCGGGAGGTGGAGGCACGGGCGCCGACGCGGCCGCGGGTGGGGGCGCCGTCCTCGGCGCCCCTGGTCAAGGTGGCTGCGCGGGTGTGGGGGCCGTGGGATCGGGTGCGGGACGTTTTGACACGGAGGGGGCGGGGGTGA
- the qcrB gene encoding cytochrome bc1 complex cytochrome b subunit: MLLGRRRARAEARARQGAFRTYVVVDRRTPVSELAGQLLRKAFPDHWSFLLGEIALYSFVLLVITGTFLTLFFDPSLAEVPYRGSYEPLQGLLVSKAYESTLHISFDVRGGLLIRQMHHWAALVFVAAIGVHMLRIFFTGAFRRPRETNWLVGVTLFLLALLEGFCGYSLPDDLLSGTGLRTAYSIVQSIPVVGTYLAFFLWGGQYPGEAIDRRLYIVHVLFVPGLIAALVVLHLIMVVYLKHTQWPGKGKTNRNVVGKPLFPVYTAKSIGLNFMVFGLITGMSAVAQINPIWTYGPFRADQVSTDAQPDWYVGFLEGALRLMPGVEWNVAGHTFMWNVFLPAVVLPALLFLVLYLYPFFERWVTGDMVEHHLCDRPRDRPVRTGLGVAAVVGYAVLLMAGGNDVIATEFRISVNLLTWIFRALLFIGPVVAFMVTRRVCLALQRHERQLLEEGEETGQVQQDVAGGMSETHEPLESEERYRLLVREIPLPLEKPGPGAPLRERLRAALSTWYYKDRVELPTTDEERLQIAGRTADPVAGGPGGED, from the coding sequence ATGCTGCTCGGGCGACGGAGGGCGAGAGCCGAGGCGAGGGCCCGACAGGGCGCCTTCCGGACCTATGTGGTCGTGGACCGCCGTACACCCGTGTCCGAGCTGGCCGGACAGCTGCTGCGCAAGGCCTTCCCCGACCACTGGTCCTTCCTGCTGGGCGAGATCGCCCTCTACAGCTTCGTGCTGCTGGTCATCACCGGCACGTTCCTGACCCTGTTCTTCGACCCCAGCCTCGCCGAGGTGCCCTACCGGGGCTCGTACGAGCCGTTGCAGGGCCTGCTGGTCTCCAAGGCGTACGAGTCGACGCTGCACATCAGCTTCGACGTGCGCGGCGGACTGCTGATCCGGCAGATGCACCACTGGGCGGCGCTCGTCTTCGTCGCCGCCATCGGCGTGCACATGCTGCGGATCTTCTTCACCGGCGCGTTCCGCAGGCCCCGCGAGACCAACTGGCTCGTCGGCGTGACGCTGTTCCTGCTCGCCCTCCTGGAGGGCTTCTGCGGCTACTCGCTTCCCGACGACCTGCTCTCCGGCACCGGCCTGCGCACCGCGTACTCCATCGTGCAGTCGATCCCGGTCGTCGGGACCTATCTCGCCTTCTTCCTGTGGGGCGGCCAGTACCCGGGGGAGGCGATCGACCGGCGGCTCTACATCGTGCACGTGCTCTTCGTGCCCGGACTGATCGCGGCGCTGGTCGTGCTGCACCTGATCATGGTGGTCTACCTCAAGCACACCCAGTGGCCGGGCAAGGGCAAGACCAACCGCAACGTGGTGGGCAAGCCGCTCTTCCCCGTCTACACCGCCAAGTCCATCGGTCTGAACTTCATGGTCTTCGGCCTGATCACCGGGATGAGCGCGGTCGCGCAGATCAATCCGATCTGGACCTACGGCCCCTTCCGCGCCGACCAGGTCTCCACCGACGCCCAGCCCGACTGGTACGTCGGCTTCCTGGAGGGCGCGCTGCGGCTGATGCCCGGCGTCGAGTGGAACGTGGCCGGGCACACCTTCATGTGGAACGTCTTCCTGCCGGCCGTGGTGCTGCCCGCCCTGCTGTTCCTCGTGCTGTACCTCTATCCGTTCTTCGAACGCTGGGTGACCGGCGACATGGTGGAGCACCATCTGTGCGACCGGCCGCGCGACCGGCCCGTCCGCACCGGCCTCGGCGTCGCCGCCGTCGTCGGGTACGCGGTGCTGCTCATGGCCGGCGGCAACGACGTGATCGCCACCGAGTTCCGGATCTCCGTCAACCTGCTGACCTGGATCTTCCGGGCACTGCTGTTCATCGGCCCGGTCGTCGCCTTCATGGTCACCAGGCGGGTCTGTCTCGCGCTCCAGCGCCATGAGCGGCAGCTCCTGGAGGAGGGGGAGGAGACCGGGCAGGTCCAGCAGGACGTGGCCGGCGGGATGAGCGAGACCCACGAACCGCTGGAGTCGGAGGAGCGCTACCGGCTGCTGGTGCGGGAGATCCCGCTGCCGCTGGAGAAGCCCGGGCCGGGCGCGCCGCTGCGCGAGCGGCTGCGGGCCGCGCTCAGCACCTGGTACTACAAGGACCGGGTCGAGCTGCCCACCACCGACGAGGAGCGTCTGCAGATCGCCGGCCGCACGGCCGACCCGGTCGCGGGCGGACCCGGGGGAGAGGACTGA
- a CDS encoding SPW repeat protein → MGSHSDMSTHPEIAEMRARLERTGSSGRAIALEGLILMAGLYAAISPWVIHFSSTAPNLRTNNLIVGLAVALIALGLTLAPERMLRMAWVLVPLGVWLVISPWVVTVTHTASNGVIWSNVVTGAVTALLGLAAMGLTVGMNKRKQHHNR, encoded by the coding sequence ATGGGCTCGCACTCGGACATGTCGACGCACCCCGAGATCGCCGAGATGCGCGCACGTCTCGAGCGGACCGGGTCCAGCGGTCGGGCGATCGCCCTCGAAGGGCTGATCCTCATGGCGGGCCTCTACGCGGCCATCTCGCCCTGGGTGATCCACTTCTCGTCAACCGCGCCCAATCTCCGCACGAACAACCTGATCGTCGGGCTGGCCGTCGCCCTGATCGCCCTCGGTCTCACCCTGGCTCCGGAACGCATGCTCCGCATGGCGTGGGTGCTCGTACCGCTCGGCGTCTGGCTGGTGATCTCCCCCTGGGTGGTCACCGTCACTCACACCGCATCGAACGGCGTCATCTGGAGCAATGTGGTGACGGGCGCCGTCACCGCGCTGCTGGGGCTGGCCGCGATGGGGTTGACGGTCGGCATGAACAAGCGCAAGCAACATCACAACCGGTAA
- a CDS encoding PepSY domain-containing protein has translation MQRSPRSRAARRRGPGGLLALLIAGVTLTGCTDYRLAPPTEVLAQVEFPYDEAFTKARAEVPDSEPYSMSLRGTDEPVPVWYGRVATSDGTVHEVRMDATQGRVLGEEVPAGQSAAAKSRVAGLLAHAELLPSEAVAKIKEPYFGKVTQIELTDGKNDATVWQITVAEIHQDDLSTYQVDAVTGEVLTSEKGGPAATPTVAPPSTPLPTLPPVSPPELPTAPPSTPAPDRPSP, from the coding sequence ATGCAGCGCAGCCCGCGTTCCCGGGCCGCACGCCGCCGCGGTCCGGGCGGGCTCCTCGCCCTGCTGATCGCGGGCGTGACCCTGACGGGGTGCACCGACTACCGGCTCGCCCCGCCCACCGAGGTGCTGGCCCAGGTCGAGTTCCCCTACGACGAGGCCTTCACCAAGGCGCGGGCCGAGGTGCCGGACAGCGAGCCGTACTCCATGAGCCTGCGCGGCACCGACGAGCCGGTGCCCGTCTGGTACGGCAGGGTCGCCACGTCCGACGGGACCGTGCACGAGGTCCGCATGGACGCCACGCAGGGCCGGGTGCTGGGCGAGGAGGTCCCGGCCGGGCAGAGCGCCGCGGCGAAGTCGCGGGTGGCCGGCCTCCTCGCCCATGCCGAGCTGCTGCCCTCGGAGGCCGTGGCGAAGATCAAGGAGCCCTACTTCGGAAAGGTCACCCAGATCGAGCTGACCGACGGCAAGAACGACGCGACGGTGTGGCAGATCACCGTGGCCGAGATCCACCAGGACGACCTGAGCACCTACCAGGTGGACGCGGTCACCGGCGAGGTGCTGACCAGCGAGAAGGGCGGGCCGGCGGCCACCCCGACCGTGGCCCCGCCCTCCACTCCGCTGCCCACCCTGCCTCCGGTCTCGCCGCCGGAACTGCCGACCGCTCCGCCCTCCACGCCTGCCCCGGACCGGCCCTCGCCCTGA
- the ctaF gene encoding aa3-type cytochrome oxidase subunit IV: MKHESYLFAGVSLFFLVTATAYGWFSREPAGTVALLVSCLMAAIIAFFSMVNYRRKGLRPEDRPDSEIRERGGPVDFFPPHSPYPVVTALGVTVLAIGVVYHAWLALLGVGIAGSGVFGLAFQYLGRDSA; this comes from the coding sequence ATGAAGCACGAGTCCTATCTCTTCGCCGGTGTGTCGCTGTTCTTCCTGGTCACCGCCACCGCCTACGGATGGTTCTCGCGGGAGCCGGCCGGGACGGTCGCCCTGCTGGTCTCCTGCCTCATGGCCGCGATCATCGCGTTCTTCTCGATGGTCAACTACCGGCGCAAGGGGCTGCGCCCGGAGGACCGCCCGGACTCCGAGATCCGCGAGCGCGGCGGTCCGGTCGACTTCTTCCCGCCGCACAGCCCCTACCCGGTCGTCACCGCCCTGGGCGTCACGGTCCTCGCCATCGGCGTCGTCTACCACGCCTGGCTCGCCCTGCTGGGCGTCGGCATCGCCGGCAGCGGCGTCTTCGGACTCGCGTTCCAGTACCTCGGCCGGGACAGCGCCTGA
- the ctaD gene encoding aa3-type cytochrome oxidase subunit I produces the protein MSQTHPGPAKPVEADQNPRISVGERVRDYLTTTDHKKIGNLYLVTSFSFFLLAGLLAMLMRAELARPGLQIVTEHQYNQLFTIHGTIMMLLFATPTFAGLANAIMPLQIGAPDVAFPRLNALTYWLFLFGGLTVLSGFLTSEGAAPFGWFAYAPLNSAVESPGAGGSLWAMGLVVAGLSTTLGSVNFIATILCLRAPGMTMFRMPIFTWNILFTSILALLAFPVLTAALLALVIDREFGAHIYDSATGGALLWQHLFWFFGHPEVYIVALPFFGVVTEIIPVFSRKPVFGYVGMVGATIAITMLSATVWAHHMFATGGVLLPFFSLMSFLIAIPTGVKFFNWIGTMWHGSLSFETPMLWSLGFLVTFLLGGLSGVLVASPALDFHLTDSYFVVAHLHYVLFGTIVFSLFGGLYFWWPKLTGKMLDERLGKIHFWTLFVGFQMTFLVQHWLGEMGMPRRYADYLAADGFTDLNTISSIGAFLLGLSTLPFLYNVWKTAQYAPKVEVDDPWGYGRSLEWATSCPPPRHNFDAIPRVRSDSPAFDLHHPEFKRYLNPEARGEVEPTPDTLKGQSK, from the coding sequence ATGTCGCAGACTCACCCCGGGCCGGCCAAGCCGGTGGAGGCGGACCAGAATCCCCGGATCTCGGTGGGTGAGCGGGTCCGGGACTATCTCACCACCACCGATCACAAGAAGATCGGCAACCTGTACCTGGTCACGTCGTTCTCCTTCTTCCTGCTCGCCGGTCTGCTGGCGATGCTGATGCGCGCCGAACTGGCCCGGCCCGGGCTGCAGATCGTGACCGAGCACCAGTACAACCAGCTCTTCACGATCCACGGCACCATCATGATGCTGCTGTTCGCGACGCCCACGTTCGCCGGGCTCGCCAACGCGATCATGCCGCTGCAGATCGGCGCCCCCGACGTCGCCTTCCCCCGGCTCAACGCGCTGACGTACTGGCTGTTCCTGTTCGGCGGTCTGACCGTGCTCTCCGGCTTCCTCACCTCCGAGGGCGCGGCGCCCTTCGGCTGGTTCGCCTACGCGCCGCTGAACAGCGCCGTGGAGAGCCCCGGGGCGGGCGGGTCGCTGTGGGCGATGGGTCTGGTGGTGGCGGGGCTGAGCACCACGCTGGGCTCGGTCAACTTCATCGCCACGATCCTGTGTCTGCGGGCCCCCGGCATGACGATGTTCCGGATGCCGATCTTCACCTGGAACATCCTGTTCACCTCGATCCTGGCGCTGCTGGCCTTCCCGGTGCTCACCGCCGCCCTGCTCGCCCTGGTGATCGACCGTGAGTTCGGCGCCCACATCTACGACTCGGCCACCGGCGGCGCCCTGCTCTGGCAGCACCTGTTCTGGTTCTTCGGCCATCCGGAGGTCTACATCGTGGCGCTGCCGTTCTTCGGCGTCGTCACGGAGATCATCCCCGTCTTCAGCCGAAAACCGGTGTTCGGATACGTCGGCATGGTGGGCGCGACCATCGCGATCACCATGCTGTCGGCCACCGTGTGGGCGCACCACATGTTCGCCACCGGCGGGGTGCTGCTGCCGTTCTTCTCGCTGATGTCGTTCCTCATCGCCATCCCCACCGGAGTGAAGTTCTTCAACTGGATCGGCACGATGTGGCACGGCAGCCTGTCGTTCGAGACGCCGATGCTGTGGTCGCTGGGCTTCCTGGTGACGTTCCTGCTCGGCGGGCTCAGCGGTGTCCTGGTGGCCTCCCCGGCGCTGGACTTCCATCTGACCGACAGTTACTTCGTCGTCGCCCATCTGCACTACGTGCTGTTCGGCACGATCGTGTTCTCGCTCTTCGGCGGGCTGTACTTCTGGTGGCCGAAGCTGACCGGGAAGATGCTCGACGAACGGCTGGGGAAGATCCATTTCTGGACGCTGTTCGTCGGCTTCCAGATGACGTTCCTGGTCCAGCACTGGCTCGGCGAGATGGGCATGCCGCGCCGCTACGCCGACTATCTGGCCGCCGACGGCTTCACCGACCTCAACACCATCTCCTCCATCGGCGCCTTCCTGCTGGGCCTGTCGACGCTGCCGTTCCTCTACAACGTCTGGAAGACCGCGCAGTACGCCCCGAAGGTCGAGGTCGACGACCCCTGGGGGTACGGCCGCTCGCTGGAGTGGGCGACCTCCTGCCCGCCGCCGCGGCACAACTTCGACGCCATTCCCCGCGTACGGTCCGACTCCCCCGCCTTCGACCTGCACCATCCGGAGTTCAAGCGGTATCTGAACCCGGAGGCGCGCGGCGAGGTCGAACCGACGCCCGACACGCTGAAGGGGCAGAGCAAATGA